From a single Streptomyces misionensis genomic region:
- a CDS encoding NAD(P)/FAD-dependent oxidoreductase: MQHRIIVLGAGYTGAIAAGRIARRLRREDVAITLVNAEPDFVERVRLHQLAAGQDLRPRPLDAMFAGTGVALKLAKVTGVDVDRKLVTVADARGAREELPYDSLVYALGSTGHDQGVPGVAEHAYDVAGRPGALRLRERVARLDAGAPVVVVGAGLTGLEAATELAEARPDLAVALVARGALGDWLSPKGRRHVREVCDRLGITVREHTTVTAVTPDRVTTADGTGIASLATVWTTGFAVHPIARATTLETGDNGQIVVDASMRSVSHPDVYAVGDAALAMGPGDKPLRMSCASGVPGAWQAADALVARLTGTKVPTTAVRYYQQCVSLGRKDGLIQFVTADDRAVDRALTGRVAARYKEAICKGATWGVAHPLLLPARVRPVAPAARRTADPKVDTAA; the protein is encoded by the coding sequence ATGCAGCACCGCATCATCGTCCTCGGGGCCGGATACACCGGAGCCATCGCCGCCGGCCGCATCGCCCGCCGGCTGCGCCGCGAGGACGTCGCCATCACCCTCGTCAACGCCGAACCCGACTTCGTCGAGCGCGTCCGGCTGCACCAGCTCGCCGCCGGGCAGGACCTCAGGCCCCGGCCGCTGGACGCGATGTTCGCGGGCACCGGCGTGGCGCTGAAGCTCGCGAAGGTCACCGGGGTGGACGTCGACCGCAAGTTGGTGACCGTCGCCGACGCGCGGGGCGCGCGGGAGGAACTGCCGTACGACAGCCTCGTGTACGCCCTCGGCAGCACCGGGCACGACCAGGGCGTCCCCGGAGTCGCCGAGCACGCCTACGACGTCGCCGGCCGCCCCGGGGCGCTGCGGCTGCGCGAACGGGTGGCCCGCCTCGACGCCGGGGCGCCCGTGGTCGTGGTCGGCGCCGGGCTCACCGGGCTGGAGGCCGCGACCGAACTCGCCGAGGCCCGCCCGGACCTGGCCGTCGCCCTCGTCGCGCGCGGCGCCCTCGGGGACTGGCTCTCGCCCAAGGGCCGCCGCCATGTGCGCGAGGTCTGCGACCGGCTCGGCATCACCGTGCGCGAACACACCACCGTCACCGCCGTCACGCCCGACCGCGTCACCACCGCCGACGGCACCGGCATCGCCTCCCTGGCCACCGTCTGGACCACCGGGTTCGCCGTCCACCCGATCGCGCGGGCCACCACCCTGGAGACCGGCGACAACGGGCAGATCGTGGTCGACGCCTCCATGCGCTCGGTCTCGCACCCGGACGTGTACGCCGTCGGGGACGCGGCCCTCGCCATGGGCCCCGGCGACAAGCCGCTGCGGATGTCGTGCGCCTCGGGCGTGCCCGGCGCCTGGCAGGCCGCCGACGCCCTCGTGGCCCGGCTGACCGGGACGAAGGTGCCCACCACCGCGGTGCGCTACTACCAGCAGTGCGTCTCCCTCGGCCGGAAGGACGGCCTGATCCAGTTCGTCACCGCCGACGACCGCGCCGTCGACCGGGCCCTGACCGGACGCGTGGCCGCCCGCTACAAGGAGGCGATCTGCAAGGGCGCCACCTGGGGCGTCGCCCACCCGCTGCTGCTGCCGGCCCGCGTCCGCCCGGTCGCGCCGGCGGCGCGGCGGACGGCGGACCCGAAGGTGGACACGGCCGCCTGA
- a CDS encoding RNA polymerase sigma-70 factor: protein MALTASEVDRFEASRHRLEALAYRLLGSASEAEDVVQETFLRWQGADTGRIEVPEAWLTKVLTNLCLNQLTSARARRETYVGAWLPEPLLAGDPMLGPADTAEQRESVSYAVLTLLERLTPNERAVYVLREAFDYPHREIAEILDLTESASQQIFHRAKKHVADGRARAEIDEAAARRIVDEFLAAATSGRTEPLVRLLTEDVFAIGDGGGKVPARARAFEGARAVATFMRGLFKPGKAKRNLVGGSPDVHVVAANGMPAIVVVLDGRVIGVTCLEITEQGITAFRSQVNPDKLVRATRRWAAGEHGEPVLSLF, encoded by the coding sequence ATGGCCCTGACGGCGAGCGAAGTGGACCGGTTCGAGGCGTCCAGGCACCGGCTGGAGGCCCTCGCCTATCGCCTGCTCGGCTCGGCGAGCGAGGCCGAGGACGTCGTGCAGGAGACGTTCCTGCGCTGGCAGGGCGCCGACACCGGGCGCATCGAGGTCCCCGAGGCCTGGCTGACCAAGGTGCTCACCAATCTGTGCCTCAACCAGCTGACGTCGGCCCGCGCCCGCCGCGAGACCTACGTCGGCGCGTGGCTGCCCGAGCCGCTGCTCGCCGGGGACCCGATGCTGGGCCCCGCCGACACCGCGGAGCAGCGCGAGTCGGTGTCGTACGCCGTGCTCACCCTGCTGGAGCGGCTCACCCCCAACGAGCGCGCGGTGTACGTGCTGCGCGAGGCCTTCGACTACCCGCACCGGGAGATCGCGGAGATCCTCGACCTCACCGAGTCCGCCAGCCAGCAGATCTTCCACCGCGCCAAGAAGCACGTCGCGGACGGCCGGGCCCGCGCCGAGATCGACGAGGCGGCCGCCCGGCGGATCGTGGACGAGTTCCTCGCCGCCGCCACCAGCGGCCGTACCGAACCGCTGGTGCGGCTGCTCACCGAGGACGTCTTCGCGATCGGCGACGGCGGCGGCAAGGTCCCGGCCCGCGCACGGGCGTTCGAGGGAGCCCGTGCGGTCGCGACGTTCATGCGGGGCCTGTTCAAGCCGGGCAAGGCCAAGCGCAACCTGGTCGGCGGCTCCCCCGACGTCCATGTGGTGGCCGCCAACGGCATGCCCGCGATCGTGGTGGTGCTCGACGGCCGGGTCATCGGCGTCACCTGCCTGGAGATCACCGAGCAGGGCATCACCGCCTTCCGCAGCCAGGTCAACCCGGACAAGCTGGTCCGCGCGACCCGGCGGTGGGCGGCCGGCGAGCACGGCGAACCCGTGCTCAGCCTCTTCTGA
- a CDS encoding sphingomyelin phosphodiesterase, protein MDSRRTATALTATAAAMLLGLAGHPASAATAAPAAGAVTGTSLSVFAWNVDLGTAIVDSTQNEKAAQRTPVIESVVRAHGADVVVLDEDFNNTSTADIVAELSDLYPYHTPVVGQTCSGGGWNGISGDCSDSPFVINGGTMILSKYPITAQYAHVFANSAYGTWDYHANKGAALVRIDKGGTESWVIGTHLQADESGTSTDTTQATRLAQLGEIRSWADGIAGTDAPVLIGGDLNVEYYGGRSRGDYDHAQTAVNGVLGTPATDPAQTLRTMDCPVSAWCQYMSGVESFPKDYRDDLDYIGYLNAPGRPVPSAVSPVRTDFDPQSGWSAGQTDTNAPSDHYPVETTFRIG, encoded by the coding sequence ATGGACTCGCGTCGTACCGCCACCGCCCTGACCGCCACGGCGGCGGCGATGCTGCTCGGCCTCGCCGGCCACCCGGCATCCGCCGCGACCGCGGCCCCGGCCGCCGGTGCGGTCACCGGCACCAGCCTGTCGGTGTTCGCCTGGAACGTCGACCTCGGCACCGCGATCGTCGACAGCACCCAGAACGAGAAGGCGGCCCAGCGCACTCCCGTCATCGAGTCGGTCGTCCGCGCGCACGGCGCGGACGTGGTCGTCCTCGACGAGGACTTCAACAACACCTCGACGGCCGACATCGTCGCCGAGCTGTCCGACCTGTACCCGTACCACACCCCGGTGGTCGGTCAGACCTGCTCCGGCGGCGGCTGGAACGGCATCAGCGGAGACTGCTCCGACTCGCCGTTCGTCATCAACGGCGGCACGATGATCCTGTCCAAGTACCCGATCACCGCCCAGTACGCGCACGTCTTCGCCAACTCGGCCTACGGCACCTGGGACTACCACGCCAACAAGGGCGCGGCGCTGGTGCGGATCGACAAGGGCGGGACGGAGAGCTGGGTGATCGGCACCCACCTCCAGGCCGACGAGTCCGGCACCTCCACCGACACCACCCAGGCCACCCGGCTCGCCCAGCTCGGCGAGATCCGCTCCTGGGCGGACGGCATCGCCGGGACGGACGCGCCGGTGCTGATCGGCGGCGACCTGAACGTGGAGTACTACGGCGGCCGGTCGCGCGGCGACTACGACCATGCCCAGACCGCGGTGAACGGCGTGCTCGGCACCCCGGCCACCGACCCGGCCCAGACCCTGCGCACCATGGACTGCCCGGTCTCCGCCTGGTGCCAGTACATGTCCGGCGTCGAGTCCTTCCCGAAGGACTACCGCGACGACCTGGACTACATCGGCTACCTCAACGCCCCCGGCCGCCCGGTCCCGTCGGCCGTCTCCCCGGTCAGGACGGACTTCGACCCCCAGTCCGGCTGGAGTGCCGGCCAGACCGACACCAACGCCCCCAGCGACCACTACCCGGTCGAGACGACGTTCCGGATCGGCTGA
- a CDS encoding MFS transporter gives MTPPRSLLRDRDFRLLFAATALGQLGDRVVFLALPLVAITALGADEFQIGLLTATTTAGSLLVGLPAGAWVDRVRKRPVLIGTDLARALVLLSVPAAWWAGALTVPWLYAVALAHGLLGVFFDVSYASYLPRLVGRDRLLEGNSTLSAVRSVTSISGPALAGPLVGGLGAAPTLVASSAGMTASALLALAIRVREDKPRPAARPRLRRDVLAGLRFVLARPALRATVLGDALFNLFLAMYQTMLLVFLERRLGLGASGVGLVLSGMGCGALLGALTATRLARRLGQGPVIWLAPLLTCPLTVLTPLAHPGGAGVYAAAAGLAALSFGGVVRVVAQSSFQQALTPDGLLGRMNATARFVSWGGLPLGGLLGGASGTVFGARTTLWLAAAGMTLSFLPAALSPLRGMRAADCAHHADARP, from the coding sequence ATGACCCCTCCCCGCAGCCTGCTGCGCGACCGGGACTTCCGCCTCCTGTTCGCCGCCACCGCCCTCGGCCAGCTCGGCGACCGTGTCGTCTTCCTGGCCCTGCCGCTGGTCGCCATCACGGCGCTGGGCGCCGACGAGTTCCAGATCGGTCTGCTGACCGCGACGACCACCGCCGGCTCCCTCCTCGTCGGACTGCCGGCCGGCGCCTGGGTGGACCGGGTGCGCAAACGCCCGGTGCTGATCGGCACCGACCTCGCCCGGGCCCTGGTCCTCCTGTCGGTCCCCGCGGCCTGGTGGGCCGGAGCGCTGACCGTGCCCTGGCTCTACGCGGTCGCCCTGGCGCACGGTCTGCTCGGCGTCTTCTTCGACGTCTCCTACGCCAGCTACCTGCCCCGTCTGGTCGGCCGCGACCGGCTGCTGGAGGGCAACTCCACGCTGTCGGCGGTCCGTTCGGTGACCAGCATCAGCGGGCCGGCGCTGGCGGGCCCGCTGGTCGGCGGTCTCGGAGCGGCCCCGACCCTGGTGGCGAGCAGCGCCGGGATGACCGCGTCGGCCCTGCTGGCGCTCGCCATCCGGGTCCGCGAGGACAAGCCGAGGCCGGCCGCCCGCCCGCGTCTGCGCCGGGACGTCCTGGCGGGCCTGCGTTTCGTGCTCGCCCGTCCGGCCCTGCGCGCGACCGTCCTCGGCGACGCCCTCTTCAACCTCTTCCTGGCCATGTACCAGACCATGCTGCTGGTCTTCCTGGAACGGCGGCTGGGACTCGGCGCGAGCGGTGTCGGGCTGGTCCTGTCCGGCATGGGCTGCGGCGCCCTGCTGGGCGCGCTGACGGCCACCCGGCTCGCGCGCCGGCTCGGGCAGGGCCCGGTCATCTGGCTGGCGCCCCTGCTGACCTGCCCCCTCACCGTGCTGACGCCCCTGGCGCACCCGGGCGGCGCCGGCGTGTACGCGGCGGCGGCCGGACTGGCGGCGCTGTCCTTCGGCGGGGTCGTACGCGTCGTCGCCCAGTCCAGCTTCCAGCAGGCGCTCACCCCGGACGGGCTGCTGGGCCGGATGAACGCGACCGCCCGGTTCGTCTCCTGGGGCGGACTCCCGCTCGGCGGACTGCTCGGCGGCGCCTCGGGCACGGTGTTCGGCGCCCGGACCACCCTGTGGCTCGCCGCGGCCGGCATGACCCTGAGCTTCCTGCCCGCGGCGCTGTCCCCGCTGCGGGGCATGCGCGCCGCGGACTGTGCGCACCACGCGGACGCGCGCCCTTGA
- a CDS encoding GntR family transcriptional regulator: MPREAPYLAVADALRARIVAGEWAVGARLPSRARLAVAYGVGRNVVQRAVDRLIAEGLLEGRAGSGTYVRTPRERLPMIRARRHGRGGHPATALTERGRAGAWDFRTLVRVPAPEAIAGRLAIAPGDLCVSTHYEFLADGVPVQLSHSWEPLTLTGGTPVVLPERGPLAGKGVVERMRAIGVSVETVAELPRPARATREQAHLLGIAVGDLVLRIERTLYDAGGRPVETADIVIPDARREVLYEFAVDQGRQPSS; the protein is encoded by the coding sequence ATGCCCCGAGAGGCGCCCTACCTCGCCGTGGCCGACGCGCTGCGCGCGCGGATCGTCGCGGGGGAGTGGGCGGTCGGCGCGCGGCTGCCGTCCCGGGCGCGGCTCGCGGTGGCGTACGGCGTCGGGCGCAATGTCGTCCAGCGGGCCGTGGACCGGCTGATCGCCGAGGGACTGCTGGAAGGGCGCGCGGGTTCGGGGACGTACGTCCGCACGCCCCGCGAGCGGCTGCCGATGATCCGTGCCCGCCGTCACGGCCGTGGCGGTCATCCGGCCACCGCGCTGACGGAGCGGGGCCGCGCGGGCGCCTGGGACTTCCGCACCCTGGTGCGCGTCCCGGCCCCGGAGGCGATCGCCGGGCGGCTCGCCATCGCGCCCGGCGACCTCTGCGTCAGCACGCACTACGAGTTCCTCGCCGACGGCGTCCCCGTCCAACTCTCCCACTCCTGGGAGCCGTTGACGCTGACCGGCGGCACCCCGGTGGTGCTGCCGGAGCGGGGGCCGCTGGCCGGCAAGGGGGTGGTCGAGCGGATGCGCGCCATCGGGGTGAGCGTCGAGACCGTGGCCGAACTGCCCCGCCCGGCCCGCGCCACCCGGGAGCAGGCCCATCTGCTCGGCATCGCCGTCGGCGACCTGGTGCTCCGCATCGAGCGGACCCTCTACGACGCCGGGGGCCGCCCGGTGGAGACCGCCGACATCGTCATCCCGGACGCGCGCCGGGAAGTGCTCTACGAGTTCGCCGTCGACCAAGGGCGGCAGCCGTCCTCATGA
- a CDS encoding phosphatase PAP2 family protein, protein MTTSSPTALALDGAAIDGGLYTDVTDFARHTHWLNEPATVFSSIGIGLFVVYLLVAWWRARGQGSTAMAAVLATPIAVVLSYVVNSGIKDVFDEPRPCRALPHDFLLEACPAPDDYAFPSNHTTVAFAFAVALLLIARGLGSLALITAIAMGASRVYVGAHYPHDVAVGALVGSVVSLITVLVLRRLAPPLVDRLRTGALRPLLSSQAS, encoded by the coding sequence ATGACGACCTCTTCCCCGACCGCCCTGGCGCTCGACGGCGCGGCGATAGACGGCGGCCTCTACACCGACGTCACCGACTTCGCCCGGCACACGCACTGGCTGAACGAGCCGGCGACGGTGTTCAGCTCCATCGGCATCGGCCTGTTCGTGGTGTACCTGCTGGTGGCCTGGTGGCGGGCCCGGGGGCAGGGCAGCACCGCGATGGCCGCCGTGCTGGCGACGCCGATCGCGGTCGTCCTCTCCTACGTGGTCAACAGCGGGATCAAGGACGTCTTCGACGAACCCCGGCCGTGCCGGGCGCTCCCGCACGACTTCCTCCTGGAGGCGTGCCCGGCGCCCGACGACTACGCCTTCCCCAGCAACCACACCACCGTCGCCTTCGCCTTCGCGGTGGCGCTGCTGCTGATCGCCCGCGGGCTCGGCTCCCTCGCCCTGATCACCGCGATCGCGATGGGCGCCTCCCGGGTGTACGTCGGCGCGCACTACCCGCACGACGTGGCCGTGGGCGCGCTGGTCGGCAGCGTGGTCTCCCTGATCACCGTCCTGGTGCTGCGCCGTCTCGCGCCGCCACTGGTCGACCGGCTGCGCACCGGCGCGCTGCGCCCGCTGCTGTCGTCACAGGCGTCCTGA
- a CDS encoding phosphotransferase, which yields MAHSGTEITADLIRDLLRARHPDLAQRPLRLGARGWDNQLWRLGDDLAVRLPWATADADTLLRKEHAWLPLLAPRLPLPVPVPRHLGEPSDRFPRPWLLTTWLPGTPADLAPATRAQEAADALAAFLTALHEPAPADAPAGRDRGGSLADHDARVRGGLAHAAALGLLSDGTACAARALWADAVAAPAWPGPAVWLHGDLHAANVLTADGTFCGVIDFGDLCAGDPACDLAAAWTLLPDGAADRCLAAYRPAPDPATVRRARGWALARALGCLLISAADHRGRKPTWGPPARAALRRLTATR from the coding sequence ATGGCCCACTCCGGCACCGAGATCACCGCGGACCTGATCCGCGACCTGCTCCGCGCCCGTCACCCGGACCTGGCCCAACGGCCCCTTCGGCTGGGCGCGCGGGGCTGGGACAACCAGTTGTGGCGGCTCGGCGACGACCTCGCGGTCCGGCTCCCGTGGGCCACCGCCGACGCGGACACGCTGCTGCGCAAGGAGCACGCCTGGCTGCCCCTCCTCGCCCCGCGCCTCCCCCTGCCGGTGCCCGTCCCCCGGCACCTGGGCGAGCCCTCCGACCGGTTCCCGCGCCCCTGGCTCCTCACCACCTGGCTGCCGGGCACCCCCGCCGACCTGGCCCCGGCGACCCGCGCACAGGAAGCCGCCGACGCCCTGGCCGCCTTCCTGACCGCGCTGCACGAGCCGGCCCCCGCCGACGCGCCCGCCGGCCGCGACCGGGGCGGCAGCCTGGCCGACCACGACGCGCGGGTCCGTGGCGGCCTCGCCCACGCCGCCGCGCTGGGCCTGCTGTCCGACGGGACGGCGTGCGCGGCCCGCGCGCTCTGGGCGGACGCCGTCGCCGCGCCCGCCTGGCCGGGCCCGGCGGTCTGGCTCCACGGCGATCTGCACGCGGCCAACGTGCTCACGGCGGACGGCACCTTCTGCGGGGTGATCGACTTCGGGGACCTGTGCGCGGGCGACCCGGCCTGCGACCTGGCCGCCGCCTGGACCCTCCTGCCCGACGGCGCCGCCGACCGCTGCCTCGCCGCGTACCGCCCGGCCCCCGACCCCGCGACCGTGCGCCGGGCGCGCGGCTGGGCCCTGGCCCGCGCCCTCGGCTGCCTCCTGATCTCCGCGGCCGACCACCGCGGACGCAAACCGACCTGGGGCCCGCCGGCCCGTGCGGCCCTGCGCCGCCTGACCGCCACCCGCTGA
- a CDS encoding GNAT family N-acetyltransferase, with amino-acid sequence MDIRVEVVREAGQELVDAFGRLLPQLSRTAEPLDRAALDRMVACDANTVLVARTPDAIVGALVLVLLPLPSGLRARVEDVVVDGAARGRGVAGLLLEEAVRLARKAGARTVDLTSRPDRTAANRLYDRIGFRPRESTVYRLAE; translated from the coding sequence ATGGATATCCGTGTAGAGGTCGTCCGGGAGGCGGGCCAGGAGCTCGTCGACGCCTTCGGCAGGCTGCTTCCGCAGCTGTCCCGGACCGCCGAACCCCTGGACCGCGCCGCGCTCGACCGGATGGTGGCCTGCGACGCCAACACGGTGCTGGTCGCCCGGACGCCCGACGCGATCGTGGGCGCCCTGGTCCTGGTGCTGCTGCCGCTCCCGTCCGGGCTGCGGGCCCGGGTGGAGGACGTGGTGGTCGACGGCGCCGCGCGCGGCCGGGGTGTCGCGGGGCTGCTGCTCGAAGAGGCCGTGCGGCTCGCCCGGAAGGCGGGGGCGCGCACGGTCGACCTCACCTCCCGCCCGGACCGCACCGCCGCGAACCGCCTCTACGACCGCATCGGCTTCCGCCCCCGCGAGTCCACGGTCTACCGCCTGGCGGAGTGA
- a CDS encoding permease: protein MHAIGHALSITGSMTWEITWALILGFTLSAVVQAVVRRSTVVRLLGDDRPRTLALSAGLGAASSSCSYAAVALARSLFRKGADFTAAMAFEIASTNLVIELGVILALLMGWQFTAAEFVGGPVMIVVLAVLFRVFLRERLLREARRQAERGLAGSMEGHAAMDMSVGGEGSFLRRLLSRDGLTSVSHIFVMEWAAILRDLVVGLLIAGAIAAWVPGDFWHTFFLAGHPLAAKLVGPLIGPVVAIATFVCSIGNVPLAVVLWKGGISFGGVIAFIYADLLILPILNIYRKYYGARMAGFLLAAFFAAIAVAGYVVEFVFGGLGLVPDQAVARLPEEGVRWNYTTWLNIAFLLLAACLVVRFLRTGGPAMLRMMGGSPQETEEHQHEHGHHHP, encoded by the coding sequence ATGCACGCGATCGGGCACGCGTTGTCCATCACCGGTTCGATGACCTGGGAGATCACCTGGGCGCTGATCCTCGGCTTCACCCTCTCCGCCGTCGTCCAGGCGGTGGTGCGCCGCTCGACGGTCGTACGGCTGCTCGGCGACGACCGGCCGCGCACCCTCGCCCTGTCCGCGGGGCTCGGCGCGGCCTCGTCCTCCTGCTCCTACGCCGCCGTCGCCCTCGCCCGCTCCCTGTTCCGCAAGGGCGCCGACTTCACCGCGGCGATGGCCTTCGAGATCGCCTCCACCAACCTGGTCATCGAACTCGGCGTGATCCTCGCCCTGTTGATGGGCTGGCAGTTCACCGCCGCCGAGTTCGTCGGCGGCCCGGTCATGATCGTCGTACTCGCGGTGCTGTTCCGCGTGTTCCTGCGGGAGCGGCTGCTGCGCGAGGCGCGCCGGCAGGCCGAGCGCGGGCTCGCCGGGTCGATGGAGGGGCACGCGGCGATGGACATGTCCGTCGGGGGCGAGGGCAGCTTCCTGCGCCGGCTGCTGTCCCGGGACGGGCTCACCTCCGTGTCGCACATCTTCGTCATGGAGTGGGCCGCGATCCTGCGCGACCTGGTCGTGGGCCTGCTGATCGCCGGGGCCATCGCCGCCTGGGTGCCGGGCGACTTCTGGCACACCTTCTTCCTGGCCGGCCACCCCCTCGCCGCCAAGCTGGTCGGACCGCTGATCGGACCGGTCGTCGCCATCGCCACGTTCGTCTGCTCCATCGGCAACGTGCCGCTCGCGGTGGTGCTCTGGAAGGGCGGCATCAGCTTCGGCGGCGTCATCGCCTTCATCTACGCCGACCTGCTGATCCTGCCGATCCTCAACATCTACCGGAAGTACTACGGCGCCCGCATGGCCGGCTTCCTGCTCGCCGCCTTCTTCGCCGCCATCGCGGTGGCCGGCTACGTCGTGGAGTTCGTCTTCGGCGGCCTCGGCCTCGTCCCCGACCAGGCCGTGGCCCGGCTCCCTGAGGAGGGCGTCCGCTGGAACTACACGACCTGGCTCAACATCGCCTTCCTCCTCCTCGCCGCCTGCCTCGTCGTCCGCTTCCTGCGCACCGGCGGCCCGGCGATGCTGCGCATGATGGGCGGCTCCCCGCAGGAGACCGAGGAGCACCAGCACGAGCACGGCCATCACCACCCCTGA